A window of Fibrobacter sp. genomic DNA:
CGTACAGGCAGGAGGTTCTGTTGGGTCTGCAGTGGGTGATTTAGCTTTAAATATTGGTGCTAATTCTATTTCAATTGTTGCTCCGAAACTGTTATCGTCTTCTTTTGCAAAAGGGATTGTATCCTCTTTGAGTAAAACTGCAGTAAAGAAAGCCCCTGCTCTTGTTAATATTGCGAAAAATGGGAAAAAGGTTTTTGCAAAAACGATCCAGGTTGTTAAAGATGAAGCCGGCAATTTGGCCAAGAAACTTGTTCCGGCAAAGGCAAGGCAATTTGCGTACAAGCTTGTTTCAAAAGCTTCGGATCAGTATTTGAAAAAGAAGGAATATAAAGTTTGCCGTAATAAGGATAAGCTAAGCTTGGGACTAGCAGGTGATGGTGGCATTTTGAGAAAAAATATGTGCCAGTGTATGGATTGCCGTTTGGATGAGGCTGAAGGAGATTTTCTTGGAAAGCGTAGGGCGCAAGCACACCACGTGGTGCCCAAGGGTGGAAAAAATTCGGCAAGATTTAATGAAATTCTAGGGAACTGCGGGATTGATATTAATGATCCTCGTAATGGAATTTTGCTCCCTATTGATCCGTCTAGCATTTTTAAAGGAAGTATTCATAGCAATCATAAGGCAAACTATGAAACTTATGTCTTGGAACGTCTTGAAACTGTATACAGAAAGAAGAAAGGCGGTAAGTGTCCGGTGGATGCTATTGAGAAAGTTCTAGACGACATAAAGGATGAACTTTATGCAGGTACGCTTTCTTTGAATAGTAAAAAGCCTTTTTCGATTTTTTCTCCTTTGATAGGTAAGTGATGAACGCTGTAAATATTTGGATGATTGCTTCGAAACAGGAAGGATTTCTTTTTCCGAAGCTAGACGACAAGGTGGAATCTTGGTTATTCGATAACTGGGGTAGCCCTTTGGCTGAGCAGTGGTCTTGCGCAAATCTTAAGTTTTTAAGTGACGATGGCAGAGAAATTCCTGATTTCTATTTCATCGGAGGTTTCATCCCTGTGGTGTCTGAATCTGCATTATCTGCAATCGATTTGGACCATGCCGATGTGGAACTTTTACCTGCACAGGATGATTGCGGAAAAAAATTCTATATCCTAAATCCACTCTCTTGTGAGGATTCTGCCTTGAATTTGAAAAAATCCAAAGTTCAGTACACAAGCGACGGAACAATTTCTTGGATTAGCGATTTTGTATTCAGCTATTGTCCACAAAAGCGAATGTTTAGGCTTTCTGAAATGCCTACCAAAATGTTTGTAGATGACAAGTTTGTCCAATTAATCAGGGAGAAGAATATGACTGGTATCGATTTTATACCATGCAAAGTTACGGGCCCATCCCTGTTTGAAAGGCTTTTTCATCTAAGCTGCTTGTTGTTTGTGCCTTTTGTTGCAATTGCACTTTCTGGCTGTACAAGCAAGCCTCCAGTTATTCCTGAAAACGTAGCCCCAATAGAAAGTGTCGAACCTGTAGATGGTAAAGTCGGTATTCAGGGAGTTGAGCGTGCCGAAGATTTTAATTATAGATCTGAGAACAGCGCTATGCAGGAGCCGATGGCTGATGAAAACGCTCAGATTGGAGAGGCCTTGAAAAAAGCCTACTCAAAACAGGATTCATTAAAACAGTGAGAACTTGCCTTCGTACCACTTGACTCTGTAGCCCAGGTAGAATGAGGCGTACTGATCCTGCACAAAGGCGGGCTTGGTGGTGAGGGGGCCGAGGGCGCCGAAGTAGATGGTCTGCTTTTTCCAGATGTTGATGCCGATTTCAAAGCCTGGGACAACCCTGTTTCCCTCAACTTTACCCTTATACAGGTAGCCGGAAGTGACTTCGCTGTACAGGCCCAGGGAGACGATGGGGCGGAAGTAGACTCCGATGATGCTGTTTTTGATGCCGACGGCGGCGGAAAGGTCCAGGCGGAGCAAGGTCATGGAGATGTCGTCGTCGTAAGAGTCGGTGTAGTAGTTGAAGGCGTACACCATGAGGGAGGGGGCGACACCTGCCCAAAAGAAACTAGTGACGTTGGAGGTGACTGCGAGGCCTGCGCCAAAGGCGGGGCTGAGGCTTCCGTAATCGAGGGCGAAGCCGTCCTTGGTTTTGTAAGTGAAGTTGTTCTGCAGAACACCGAGCTGGGTGAAGGGGATGATTTTGTAGTCCTTGAGGAAGTACTCATCCTTCAGGTACGAATCGCTGGAATAGGTATGGCGGGCACTCTCTTCGTAGGGGTTGTAGTTGCCTTCGGCGTGGGCGCTTGCCGCGACCAGTGCCAGTGCTGCGATTACGATACTGAAATGCTTGGACATGTTCCAAAATCCTCCGTGCAACCAAAGATATAAAACCTTCGTGGGGCTTTTTTAGTTATCTTTGGGATATGGACGAGAATTTGAAAGAAAACAACGCTGCAGCTCCTGCCGCAGAGAACAATGCACAGCCGGCAAACAAGCCTTCTTCCGACCGTGTCAAGAGAATGCGCGGCTGGCTCGGCATTAACAGCTCCTCCCATTCCGGTGGATTCTCCAGGGACGGCGAAGCCCCCGTGTACGGCGACGCCCCCAACGGCTGGAACCGCTAACGCACATAGATTTTAAAACAGAAGGACCCCGGCTTTCGCCGAGGCCCTTTTTTGTGGGAAAAATCACAAAAAGAGAATTTCTTTGATGATAAGGTAAAATTTTAGTATACATTGATTGGGAAATAAGAGGGAGTTTTATGGCGGCTTGTGCAGCGCAGATTTCGGGTACAAAGGATTCTCTTTTCGCTCAGTACGAAAAGGTTATTATCAATAGCATCATTACATCGTTTGGCCTGGATATGTTCATCAAGGACCGTCATGGTGGCGATGTGGATACTATCCATAATGTTCGACAAATCGGTAAAGATCCGAACATGGGATACAAAAGCGCCAAGAACGCTAAGAATTGGAGCGCTAACCCTGAATACTCCCAGGATATTCATAATGAAATTCATAGGAACGGCCAGAATTTCCGATCCATGAAGCATGAGGCCAGAGAGGCTTTCCAGGCAACTGGTAAAACCATCCGAGATGAGTACACTGGCGGTGATATTGGTTTTTATGGTCATACAAAAGCGATTTCTCCAGATAAGAAAGCTGAACTGGACCATATTATTTCTTCCAAGGAAATTCATAATGACCGAGGTAGGGTATTGGCTGGCTTGGATGCCACGGAACTTGCTGACGACAAGTCTAATCTCGCCTTTACCAATAAGAGCTTGAACGCATCTCTTGGTGACAAGAAAAAATCCGACTATGTAAATGAACATCCGGAACTTAGTGAAAAGACTAAGTCCGAAATGTTGAAAAAAGACAAGGATGCTCGTGCTGAGTATGAAAAAAAGCTAAATGAGGCTTACTATTCCAGTGCTTCATTCAAGAAAGATCTTATGGTTGCTGCGGGAACGGCAGGCATCAAGATGGGTACACGTCAGATGCTGGGCTTTGTGTTCTCCGAAATGTGGTTTGCAGTAAAGGAAGAACTGGATCGTTTTAATTCGATTATGAATGCCGACATGGGGGAAGTTTTCCGTGCCATTGGAAATGGTGTCAAGAAGGGTCTTGAAAATTGCAAGAAGAATTACAAGGCTCTCTTGGACTCCTTCAAGGACGGTGCTATTGCAGGTTTCTTGTCTAGCGTTACAACGACCTTGTGCAATATCTTTTTTACTACAGCTAAAAATGTAGTGAGAATCATTAGACAGACTTGGGTTTCCATTGTGGAAGCTGTAAAGATTCTGTTCATCAATCCGGACCATCTCCTGTTTGGCGATAGAATGCTGGCTGCATCCAAGGTGATTGCCACGGGAGCCAGTGTTGTCGTGGGTTCCCTGGTGAGTGAGGCTATTTCAAAAACAGCTATTGGTGCTTTCCCTGTGGTGGGAGAAATTGTCCAGGCATTCTGTGGAGCATTTGTTTCTGGCATCATGAGCTGCACGTTGCTTTATGTGTTGGACAATAGCACTTTGGTCAAGAAAATTGTCGCTGTCTTGAACACGTTCAAAACGAGTCTTACGGCATATTCCGAAAGACTGGATGATATGCTTGCAATTTTGGAAGAGTATGCAGCAAAGGTCATGGATCTAGACGTTGAAAAGTTCAAACAGGAAACCGAAGTGTTCAATGGGTTTGCCAACCAGATCTCGGATGCCGCAGACGATGCTGCTCTCAATAAGGTCTTGAAGGATATGTTCAAAAAAATGGGTTGGAAGCCGGTCTATGATCAATACGAAAGCTTTGACGCCTATATGAAGGATAAGAATGCACCTCCGCTGGAGTTCTGCTAATGTTCCCGTGTACCCAATGTGGCAAATGTTGCAGGAATTTAAATCGATCCCCCATTTATGCCGACTTGCATAACGGGGATGGAGTGTGTAAGTATCTGAAGGGTAACTTGTGCTCCATATACAGGGATCGCCCAATCATATGCCGTGTAGATGATGCGTATGAAGCGTTCTTCAAGGATCACATGACTCTAGAAGAATACTATGAACTGAACAAAAAAGCTTGTGAACAATTGAATAAATAAAAAAGGAGAAAATTATGCCTATTCCGTTTATTGTGGGTGCCGCTGCTGCCCTCGCTGCCGCTGCTGGTGTTGGTGCCGGAGTCAAAGGTGCTGTTAAGATGAAGGATGCCAATGATACCATCAAGAGCGCGCAAAGTCGAAATGAACGAAACGTTGCAAAGTACAATAACGCTGAAAAGAATATGAAGGAATCGATGGATGGTCTTGGCAAGTTGGAACTTGAAGTCATGAAAAGCTTTAAGGATTTTGCTGACTTGTATGCACAAATCAAGAACAGACCGAAATTTAAAGACATTGATATAGGTAATGTGAAATTTTCCTTTAATCCGGAAGCGATGAAGGATGCATCTGTTGGTGCCTCTGTTTTGTTGGGTGGTCTTGGTGGCGCTGCTGCAGGTACTGCCGGCGGAATTGCTGCTGGTGGTGCGGTAACGGCTGCGGTGGCGGCTTTTGGTACAACGTCTGCAGGAACCTTGATTGGATCCCTTTCCGGTGCCGCGGCAACTAATGCCACATTGGCTTTCCTTGGTGGTGGAAGCCTTGCTGCTGGTGGCGGCGGCATGGCTCTTGGTTCCGCTGTTCTGGGTGGAGCAACTTTAGGCGTGGGACTTCTTGCAGCCGGAATTATCTTCAATATTACGGGGTCTAAGCTTGAAGAAAAGGCGGACGAAATTGAGCGCAAGGTAGATAAGGCTGAAAAGCAAATCAACAAGCTGTGCGCCCATTTTGAAAAACTCAGTGCTGTTGCCGGAAGATATACCCGTTCTATCCAATGTGTATTTGAAAAGTACACAAGCTACTTGTGTAGAATTGAAAACATTGTTGAAGGGCAGGAACGTTCTGACTGGAATGAATTTACGGATGATGAAAAACTTGCGGTACAAAATCTTGTTCGTCTTGCAACCGTTCTGTATAACATGTGTAAGGTTAAACTGGTGAACAAGTCCGAAAAGGAGGGCGAACCGGGTTCAGTCAATACTTCTGAATGTGAAACAGAGATGAGCCATGCTGATAGCTTATTGAATGAGATGTAACATCCGTTGAACAATTTAAAGAAGGACCCCGGCTTTCGCCGAGGCCCTTTTTTGATTGAGAGGTTAGCTCAATGAGGATCTTTTGTTACCACCAGTCTTCGTCATCGTCGTCTACGGGGGTGGATGACGGGGGAGGGGCAACGGAAACTTTGGCGGGCTCTGCGGCCTGGGCGGCTTCTGCTTTCTTGCGGGCGGCCCTGCGTTTTTTGGCGGCTTGTGCTGCGGCCTTTGCCCTGGCCTTGGCGGCCTGCTTTTGCAGAAGGGCTTCGTTCTCGGCCATGTTCACCGGGTCGATCACGGCGTTGATGGGGGCGGAGACTTGTGCCGGGGTTTCTGCGACGGGTGCGGTGTTTAGTTTAGTGGCGATGGCCGCGATGCAGAACATTATGAAAAATGTGGCGCAGGCGTAGAATATAAAGCTTTGACGGTGCTTGACCTGGTTTGCCTTGCGGTTCTTTTTAGGAGTGAATACGTTCATGAATTCCAGCGCCACGTCCAGGAGCAGGCTCTGGTGATTTGCGTTCATTTCGCGGCAGCGTTTGTTCCAAACGAAACTGTCCAGGAAAAGGGAGGCGGAAACAGCCATGGGAATGATGAGCGTCGCGTTGGAGTACTTGAAGAACATGGTGCAGAAAATGACTGCCATGGCGATCTTGATGCAGTTCAGGAAACAGACGCAGTTCCTGTAGAAATCGGGCATGGAGGTTGCCTTGGCCTGTGCAGACAATGTTTCGGATTCCCTGCGGATGCCCCATTCCATGGTGATGAGGGTGACGCTCAGAAAACCTAGGGCTGCGATGACCAACAGGGCCACCATGTAAAGGATTTCCATGGAGAAACAGTAGCCAACGTTGTTCACGTTGCAGATGGCTTCTGTTTTCTGGAACAGCATTTTGCCAGTGGTATCGACGGTGTGTACCAGCACGTAGCCGAATACGATGAAGATGCCAAAGAGTATGGCAAACAGTTTTAACAAAAGGGTGGAACCCTTTTCCTCCTTAATAAACACTCCGCAATCCTCCTAAAGAAAGCGGCCTAAGTATAGGTTATTTTCGGGGATATGGGGGCCCAAATGTAAGATGTAATAAAAAAAACGGAAAACTCGTATGACGATGTATTACGTTGTCTAGAAGAACATCTTCACGCCGATGCCGATGAGGATGATGCCGGCGACAATTTCGGGGATTTTTGTCTTGAACTGCTTGGCGGCGCGGCGGCCGATTTCGTAACCCAGCACACCCATCACGAAGCTTGCGATGGCGATGGCGGAGGTGGCGGTAATCATGTCGGCGTTGATGAATGCGAAGGAGATTCCCACTGCAAAGGCGTCGATGCTTGTGGCCACGGACATGAGCAGGATGTTTGCGATAGTCAGGTTCTTGGCGCTGGTTTCGGCGGCTTCATCGTCGCCTCCACGGACTGCGCCCCAGATCATGCGGCCGCCCAGAATGCACAGGATGGCACAGGCGATGGGGGTGCCTATGGAATTGAACCATTTTTCCGCAAAGTTGCCCAGGAAGTAGCCCAGAAGGGTCATGCCACCCTGGAAAACACCGAAGCTTACGGCCTGGATCATGGCGCGGCTATATTTGATGCCGGACTTGCTTAAACCTGTGGCGATGGAGACTGCGAAACAGTCCATGGCTTCTACAATTGCGATAACGATGATTTCAATGATTCCCATGGGCATGAATATAGAAAAAAGAGGTATATTTCTTTTTACGATGGGAGCTCGTTTTAAGTTTATCATAGGTGTGTTCGTGCTGGTGTCGGGGCTTTTCGCCCTGGATTTTGCCTTGCCCGAAGTTACCCCGGAACTGAAGAGCAATGCCCAGGAATTTTTTGCCTACGAATGTAAGGCTTGCCACCGTTGGGCACGCAAGTTTGCGGCCCCGCCCATGAAGGATAATGTGGCACAGTATGCGGAACATCCCGAAGAAATGGTGCAGTACCTGATGAAGCCTACGCCGAAGCATCCGGACCAGTGGCCCGCCATGGATATTACGCCTCTTTCGGAGACCCAGGCCAAGATGATGACGGCCTGGCTGCTGTATATTCTCAAGAATCCCGATGACCCTGGGAGGCCTAAGTGAAGGTTCTCGTAGCGGTTCTTTGCCTGTTCTGTGCTTTCTTGACTGCGGATTTTATCTGGAGCCAGGGGGAGACTTCTGTGCAAGTCGCTGAAGCTGGAACGCGCGTCGGTATGGAAAGTCGCGGATTAGAAAGTCGCGGATTAGAAAGTCGCGGAGTGCCGTTTGATCACGCCCTTCACGGGGATTCCATTGGTTTGGATTGTGCCGCCTGCCATACGGGGGCGAAGAGTGGTGCAAGGGCCTTTATGCCTGCCAAGAGCGACTGCATGGATTGCCATCGTTTGCCTTTGACCGAAAATCCGGGAATTGAGAAATTGGATTCAGCCTTGGCCGATGCTCCTGAACATCCCTGGAAGGCAGTATCCCAGTTGCCGGACCATGTGGTGTTCCATCATGGGGTTCACGCTGCGGCTGGGGTGACCTGCGCCGACTGCCACGGAGGCAATAAGGGTGTGGGTGGAAGTTTGAAGATTGATATGAAGACTTGCCTGCAGTGCCATAAGGGCGAAACTTTCAAGGAACGTAACTTTAAGCCCGCGGCTACTTACTGCGCCGCTTGCCATAGGTAGGGGAGTATGGATCGTCGAGATTTTATAAAGTCCTGTTCCCTGATGGCTCTGGTGGGCTTGTTGCAAGGTTGCAAGAAGGGTGTTCTTGGTGACGGTGCCAATGGTGCCGGCGGGGAACGTTTGTCGACCTTCATGAAGCGTTGTGAAGACGAGGTGCGTTTGGCGGTGTCTCAAGCCAAGGGTCGCATGGACCTGGTGAAGATTCCGACGCCGAAAGAAATGAAGGGTTCCGCAGGCTTTGCTGCGGGGACTATCGTAGGTTCTGCGGTTGGAGCTGTTCGCGGGTCTAGCTTGAATCGTTTTGGCATGGCTATCGATTTGGACTTGTGCAACGGATGCGGCAAGTGCATTCTGGCTTGCAATACGGAAAACAACGTGGCCCTGGTGACCGATGAAGAGGCTGCCCGAGGCCGCTTTATGCACTGGATCGAGATGCGCGGTGGTGCGCCATTCATGTGCGCACATTGTGGTGACGCGCCCTGCGAAAAGGTTTGCCCCACGGGAGCGGCCAATCATACGCCTGATGGCATAAGCGCCATGATGTACAAGCGTTGTACCGGGTCTCGTTTCTGCGGGGCCAATTGCCCGGCGAAGGCCCGCAAATTTAATTTCAACGATGCGCAGGAATTGGGACTGGTGCGTAAGCTGAATTACGACGTTCCTTTGCGCGAGAAAGGCGTTATGGAGAAGTGCAGCCTGTGTCTGCACCGTCTGCAGAACGACCGCATGCGTTTCAAGACAGAGGCTGCCATTGCGGGTAGCAGTGCGGAATGGCGCGGCCGTGGCGTAAAGACGGCCTGTGCCGAGGCCTGCCCCCGTAACGCCATTGTGTTCGGGAACTGGCTCGACAAGGAGTCGCCCCTGGTGAAGGCCGCGCAAGGCAGGCAACTGTATGCGCCTCGTGAACTTGCGGACCATGATCCTGCCGTTGTATTCATGATGGGGAAGCGCTGATGTTCAATTTGCTAAGGAACATCGGTGTGCTTTTGCTGCTGCCGGGGCTTGTGGCTCTGGGCTACTCGGTGTACCAAGGCCCGGCTGCCTGGGCGGTAGACTCCGGAACCTTCTGGGGAACGCCTATCAGTCTCTTTGTCTTCTGGATCGGTCTTGCCCATGCGGGAACTTTGCTTTCGGCAATCTTCCTTGCTCTGGATATCAAGATGGACAAGCGAACCGCCATGATGGCTGAACTTTCCACGTTGTGCAGCTTGGCCATTGCGGTCATATATCCGCTGATGCACTTGGGTGTGTTGGACCGCTTCTATATGGTGCTGCCTCTTGCCGACGCCCGCGCCAACTTTGCCAACGTCAGGTCCCCTCTGGTGTGGGACTTCTGCTGCATTGGTGTGTACGGCATCCTTTCGCTGTTGTTCTTCGGGACCCATCTGGGAGCCAAGGCTTTTAACGGTCTTAAGAAAATCCGCAAGCCCTTGGCCTGGCTGCTGTTCCCGCTGGTGCTGTGGGTGCATACGGTGGTGAGCCTGGACTTTGCCGCCTCCTTCGTGCCGGAATGGGCGGGCGCGTTCTTCCCGGTCTACTTTATCGTTGGCGCTGTCTACTCCGGTATTGCGCTGGTGTGCTTCATCCTTTGGTTCGAAGGTTACCGCATGCGCCTGCTGGAAAAGCTCCTGATGATCAGCTCCTGGATCCTCTGCGCCATCTGGCTTTGGAACTTTGCGACCCAGCGAACCTTCTGCGCTTCCGCCTTTATTTTCGCAGGCCTTCTCCCGCAGCTCTACTGGGTTGAAAGTATCCGTGAAACCCGTGTGGGCCGTTTCTGCATTTTCTCCTCGGTCCTTCTGGGACTTTTCCTGGAACGTTTGTTCCTGGTTTCTCCAAGTCTTGGAACCAGTGCCGGTGCTGAATTCGGCTGGGTGGACCTGGGCTTGGTTGCCTTTGGATCTGGCGCTTTTATTCTTGCCTTTACTTCAATCCGTGGCGGACTTGGTGCAGCCATGGAAGGGGAGAACACCTTCTTTGGTGAAGTGGACGGCAGCGACATGACAGCCGATTCCGACCCGTCCAATGAAGACTATGTGGAACCTTGGGCTTCCCACGAAACGAGAACTTTGCGTTTCCCCTTGTTTGTGGGTTTCTCTGTTGCCACGTTGTTCTGCGTTTGGTGTTCCGCTCAATTGACCTTTGATGATATTGGACTTTCCCTGGCGAACATTGTGCCTCTGGTTTATCCCATTGCCGCCTTGGTGGCCGCATTCATTGTCTGCGGAAAGGCCTACATCCAGGAGGTACGCCCCAACTTGGGAAGTGTTGAAATTAAGCACCGCAAGTTGTTGCATGTGGTGGCTGTTGCCTTGATTCTTGCTTTCGGTGGCTTGCTTGGTGCGTTCTACGCCGGCGGAAAATCTACGCCCAGTCAGCAGGACGTTTCGGCTCAGCCCTATAACTTTGAAAAGGCGGACCTCCCGGAAATTTCTGTTCCGCAAGCCGCCCTCATCTGGAATTCCCGCTGCGCCACTTGCCATGGAACCGATGGTAAGTTCAACGAGAAGTTTGTTCGCGAATATTATCCGGTGCCCCAGAAACTGGACTCTGCCAGAATCGATTCCATCGGTGTAGATTCCCTGGTGAACGTCATTCTTAACGGGCGAGTCAATATGAACGCCTATGGAAATCGCTTGTCTAACGCAGAAGCCCGCGGCCTAGTCCGTTACATGCAGCAGCTGGCAAAGGAGGCAAAATGACTCCCTTTGTGAACGCCCTCGCTTGTTTGCTTTGTCTTGCTTCCGCCATGTTCCTTTGGCGTTACAAGTCGTCGTTCTACCGCAACAGTTTGCTGCTGGTGCTCTTCATGATTGTCTTCGGGGTGTTCACCTTCTTTGGTGGCGAAATGTTCGAGGCGGGCAGTATGCCTGTGCTGGAACATTATCCCTTCAAGATGCTCGCGTTGAGCCTTTGCTTTTCAACCACGTCCCTTTCGGTGCGTCGCCGCCGTTACATGGTTCTTGCCCAGGTGTTCTGGCTGTGGATTGAACTCTTTGGCGGAATATCCTTGTTCTATCGAGGTTTCGATATTTCCTGGACCCGCATTGTTGCCATCGCAGGCATTGCCTTCTTCAGCTCGCTGTTGTCCAAGATTTCCAAGGAAATGGAATTCTGCCTGATGGTGTTCTGGATCGCCGTCTGGATCTTCTTCTAAGGATTTTATCCCTTTCGTTCCGCCTTGGAGACGGTGATTTCCTTCAGGAATTTTTCTGTGAGCTTGGAAAGGTCTGTGGCCTTGGTGCGCTTGACCTGCAGGACTTTCTT
This region includes:
- a CDS encoding manganese efflux pump MntP family protein, producing MGIIEIIVIAIVEAMDCFAVSIATGLSKSGIKYSRAMIQAVSFGVFQGGMTLLGYFLGNFAEKWFNSIGTPIACAILCILGGRMIWGAVRGGDDEAAETSAKNLTIANILLMSVATSIDAFAVGISFAFINADMITATSAIAIASFVMGVLGYEIGRRAAKQFKTKIPEIVAGIILIGIGVKMFF
- a CDS encoding 4Fe-4S dicluster domain-containing protein codes for the protein MDRRDFIKSCSLMALVGLLQGCKKGVLGDGANGAGGERLSTFMKRCEDEVRLAVSQAKGRMDLVKIPTPKEMKGSAGFAAGTIVGSAVGAVRGSSLNRFGMAIDLDLCNGCGKCILACNTENNVALVTDEEAARGRFMHWIEMRGGAPFMCAHCGDAPCEKVCPTGAANHTPDGISAMMYKRCTGSRFCGANCPAKARKFNFNDAQELGLVRKLNYDVPLREKGVMEKCSLCLHRLQNDRMRFKTEAAIAGSSAEWRGRGVKTACAEACPRNAIVFGNWLDKESPLVKAAQGRQLYAPRELADHDPAVVFMMGKR
- a CDS encoding c-type cytochrome produces the protein MFNLLRNIGVLLLLPGLVALGYSVYQGPAAWAVDSGTFWGTPISLFVFWIGLAHAGTLLSAIFLALDIKMDKRTAMMAELSTLCSLAIAVIYPLMHLGVLDRFYMVLPLADARANFANVRSPLVWDFCCIGVYGILSLLFFGTHLGAKAFNGLKKIRKPLAWLLFPLVLWVHTVVSLDFAASFVPEWAGAFFPVYFIVGAVYSGIALVCFILWFEGYRMRLLEKLLMISSWILCAIWLWNFATQRTFCASAFIFAGLLPQLYWVESIRETRVGRFCIFSSVLLGLFLERLFLVSPSLGTSAGAEFGWVDLGLVAFGSGAFILAFTSIRGGLGAAMEGENTFFGEVDGSDMTADSDPSNEDYVEPWASHETRTLRFPLFVGFSVATLFCVWCSAQLTFDDIGLSLANIVPLVYPIAALVAAFIVCGKAYIQEVRPNLGSVEIKHRKLLHVVAVALILAFGGLLGAFYAGGKSTPSQQDVSAQPYNFEKADLPEISVPQAALIWNSRCATCHGTDGKFNEKFVREYYPVPQKLDSARIDSIGVDSLVNVILNGRVNMNAYGNRLSNAEARGLVRYMQQLAKEAK